A single Notoacmeibacter ruber DNA region contains:
- a CDS encoding group III truncated hemoglobin translates to MSNSSDDTLDLTVRSASRPPVPLVDGIKAADISVTVDRFYDAVRQDERLGPLFDGIIGDRWPVHLDKMKAFWRSVLLRTGEYHGRPVPAHNGIVDLQSSDFERWIALFDATTEELFDPQGATAIQAVARRVGSSLWLARFGSPFNSPPDALRSARPNST, encoded by the coding sequence GTGAGCAATTCATCCGACGACACGCTCGACCTGACGGTGCGCTCGGCCAGCCGGCCCCCGGTGCCGCTTGTGGATGGGATCAAGGCCGCCGATATCTCGGTGACGGTCGATCGGTTCTACGACGCCGTGCGGCAGGACGAGCGTCTCGGGCCGCTCTTTGATGGAATCATCGGGGATCGGTGGCCCGTACATCTGGATAAGATGAAAGCGTTCTGGCGATCCGTCCTGCTACGAACCGGCGAATACCATGGACGCCCCGTGCCGGCTCATAATGGCATTGTCGATCTGCAATCCAGCGATTTCGAACGATGGATCGCGCTGTTCGATGCGACAACCGAAGAGCTCTTCGATCCGCAGGGTGCCACCGCCATACAGGCCGTTGCCAGGCGCGTCGGTTCGAGCCTCTGGCTTGCCCGCTTCGGCTCACCGTTCAATTCTCCGCCCGACGCTCTGAGAAGCGCTCGGCCGAACTCCACCTGA
- a CDS encoding TetR/AcrR family transcriptional regulator C-terminal domain-containing protein, translating into MAVMTEPNHPETDFTPRQREVLDAVLQLIVREGDSFSVARVAREASCSKETLYKWFGDRDGLLTATVRWQASQVTAGEYDGLPLDMVRLQAALEDFAANWLSVISSPTSLALNRVAVSHAGSGKSRLGKILLANGREAVADRLKALLQAGQKSGLLNIVDTEDAFRTFLGLVGRDLQIRLLLGEGPAPDSAANKARAARAAEQFLALFANEGGGKIHPGKAVQTPPSGQLELAIKS; encoded by the coding sequence ATGGCCGTGATGACCGAGCCGAACCACCCCGAGACAGACTTTACGCCCCGCCAGCGCGAGGTGTTGGATGCTGTGCTTCAGCTCATCGTCAGGGAGGGCGACAGTTTTTCCGTGGCTCGTGTGGCGCGTGAAGCAAGCTGCTCGAAAGAGACCCTCTACAAATGGTTCGGCGATCGCGATGGCTTGCTGACGGCGACGGTGAGGTGGCAGGCCTCGCAGGTGACGGCCGGCGAGTATGACGGCCTGCCGCTTGACATGGTGCGCTTGCAAGCGGCGTTGGAGGATTTTGCTGCCAACTGGCTGTCGGTGATTTCGTCTCCGACCTCGCTTGCGCTTAATCGCGTCGCGGTGAGTCATGCCGGTTCCGGCAAGAGCCGCCTGGGAAAGATCCTTCTTGCCAATGGGCGCGAAGCGGTGGCGGATCGGCTCAAGGCTCTGCTTCAGGCCGGGCAGAAATCCGGCTTGCTCAATATCGTCGATACCGAAGACGCCTTCAGGACATTTCTCGGCCTTGTCGGCCGAGATCTGCAAATTCGCCTTTTGCTCGGCGAGGGCCCCGCGCCCGACAGTGCCGCGAACAAGGCAAGAGCTGCGCGAGCGGCAGAACAATTTCTCGCTCTCTTCGCCAATGAAGGGGGAGGAAAGATCCATCCCGGAAAAGCGGTGCAGACGCCACCTTCCGGTCAACTCGAACTCGCAATCAAATCATAG
- a CDS encoding pyridoxine 5'-phosphate synthase has product MPTALSVNLNAIAMLRNRRDLPWPSVTGLGRIAMAAGAHGLTVHPRPDQRHIRFDDLPPLRRLLDEEFPQGEFNMEGYPSDEFFKLCEKNRPDQVTLVPDDPAQPTSDHGWDFLAHKKILKTSVKRLKENGFRVSLFCNPDAGRGQLDAAAETGADRIELYTGPYGGTFDDSAEAERQARLLAETAKAAKERALGVNAGHDLTVENLFLLVAVLPELDEVSIGHGLTADALEHGMSETVRRFLAALEGRGVQA; this is encoded by the coding sequence ATGCCGACCGCACTTTCCGTGAACCTGAATGCGATTGCGATGCTCCGAAACAGGCGCGATCTGCCCTGGCCGAGCGTGACCGGGCTGGGTCGGATCGCCATGGCTGCCGGCGCGCACGGCCTCACCGTTCATCCGCGGCCCGATCAGCGTCATATCCGTTTTGACGATTTACCGCCCCTTCGGCGTCTGCTCGATGAGGAATTTCCGCAGGGCGAATTCAATATGGAAGGCTACCCTTCGGACGAATTTTTTAAACTCTGCGAGAAAAACCGTCCGGATCAGGTGACGCTCGTTCCGGACGATCCGGCGCAGCCGACGTCTGATCACGGCTGGGATTTTCTTGCTCACAAAAAGATTCTGAAAACTTCGGTCAAACGACTGAAAGAGAATGGTTTTCGCGTCAGCCTGTTTTGTAACCCGGACGCCGGACGCGGTCAGCTGGATGCCGCAGCCGAGACCGGCGCCGACCGCATCGAACTCTACACCGGGCCCTATGGCGGCACCTTCGACGACAGCGCCGAAGCGGAGCGACAGGCCCGCTTGCTTGCCGAAACGGCCAAAGCGGCAAAGGAAAGAGCCCTAGGCGTCAATGCGGGCCATGATCTCACCGTCGAAAATCTCTTCCTTCTAGTTGCTGTCCTGCCAGAACTGGATGAAGTCTCCATCGGTCACGGTTTGACGGCCGACGCGTTGGAGCATGGCATGAGCGAGACGGTCAGGCGGTTCCTCGCGGCTCTGGAGGGCAGGGGAGTCCAAGCGTAA
- a CDS encoding PhzF family phenazine biosynthesis protein, with translation MSRDYAIYDVFTATPLEGNPLAVVFDADELSLETMASLAREFNLSETIFLSAPQNEAHSAQARIFTPKGELPFAGHPTVGAAIAQVERRGGLAGDGRIVTLEEQIGLVRCVVNDDRGTLFAEFDLPKMPVAADLDLEKEEIAAALGLSAHEVGFENHVPTVYSAGVPFLCVPVHGLDAIGRANVDAESWHAFSKRTGFGEVYVYTRDTIRHDAAFHVRLFAPALGIPEDPATGSAAAAFSGVIMQFDTPHDGSHVVLIEQGVEMGRPSALRLELEIEGRELVKARLGGHAVKIAEGKLFV, from the coding sequence GTGAGCCGCGATTACGCCATTTATGATGTTTTCACAGCTACGCCGCTGGAAGGTAACCCGCTGGCCGTGGTGTTCGATGCGGATGAACTGAGCCTGGAAACCATGGCCAGCCTGGCAAGGGAGTTCAACCTGTCGGAGACGATCTTTCTTTCCGCTCCGCAAAATGAAGCTCATAGCGCGCAAGCACGGATATTTACGCCCAAGGGTGAATTGCCCTTCGCCGGTCATCCTACCGTCGGCGCGGCGATCGCTCAGGTGGAGAGGCGAGGTGGCCTCGCCGGAGATGGACGCATCGTCACGCTGGAAGAACAGATCGGGCTCGTGCGGTGTGTGGTGAACGATGATCGCGGTACGCTCTTCGCCGAGTTCGACTTGCCGAAGATGCCTGTAGCCGCGGATCTCGATCTGGAAAAGGAAGAGATTGCCGCGGCGCTTGGGCTGTCTGCTCATGAGGTCGGTTTCGAAAACCATGTCCCGACCGTTTATTCAGCAGGGGTTCCCTTCCTCTGCGTGCCTGTGCACGGGCTCGACGCCATCGGCAGAGCCAATGTCGACGCGGAAAGCTGGCATGCCTTTTCGAAACGAACCGGTTTCGGCGAGGTCTATGTCTATACGCGTGACACTATCCGACATGACGCCGCCTTTCATGTTCGATTGTTTGCCCCTGCTTTGGGGATTCCCGAGGATCCCGCGACCGGCTCCGCAGCGGCCGCATTCTCGGGTGTCATCATGCAGTTCGACACGCCGCACGACGGATCGCATGTCGTACTAATCGAGCAGGGCGTCGAGATGGGGCGTCCCTCCGCCTTGAGGCTTGAGTTGGAAATCGAAGGACGTGAGCTGGTGAAAGCACGGCTTGGCGGTCATGCGGTGAAGATCGCGGAAGGCAAGCTCTTCGTGTAG
- a CDS encoding RrF2 family transcriptional regulator produces MRLTVQTDYALRILMVLAASHPEHLSVSAMAERFDVSGNHLMKTAQSLIRHGFAVAVRGRGGGIGLARPATDIVISEVVRAVEPDFAIVECFHKPGCCFLPQCRLKSLLAEARSSFLDTLAGETLAGLVEGTNVPLPRDKAVRHG; encoded by the coding sequence ATGCGCCTCACCGTTCAAACCGATTATGCGTTGCGTATCCTCATGGTGTTGGCCGCCTCTCATCCGGAGCATCTGTCCGTCAGTGCGATGGCGGAGCGCTTTGATGTGTCCGGAAATCATTTGATGAAGACAGCGCAAAGTCTGATCCGGCATGGCTTCGCGGTTGCCGTCAGGGGGCGCGGTGGCGGCATCGGTCTGGCACGGCCTGCAACAGACATTGTGATTTCCGAGGTGGTGCGTGCCGTCGAGCCGGACTTCGCGATTGTGGAGTGCTTTCATAAGCCCGGCTGCTGCTTTCTGCCCCAGTGCCGATTGAAATCCTTGCTCGCCGAGGCGCGATCCTCCTTTCTCGATACGCTCGCCGGTGAGACGCTGGCCGGGCTTGTCGAGGGGACGAATGTGCCGCTACCCCGGGACAAGGCGGTCAGGCACGGTTGA
- the ilvC gene encoding ketol-acid reductoisomerase, producing the protein MRVYYDADADLNLIKNKKVVVVGYGSQGRAHAMNLKDSGVNDIRIALREGSSTRAKVEADGLQCMSVSEAAAWGDLLMMATPDELQADIWKDEIAANIRDGSAIAFAHGLNVHFGLIEPSKTIDVIMIAPKGPGHTVRSEYERGGGVPCLVAVDQDASGNALDVALSYAAGVGGGRSGIIETTFKEECETDLFGEQAVLCGGLVELIRAGFETLVEAGYAPEMAYFECLHEVKLIVDLIYEGGIANMNYSISNTAEWGEYVTGPRIITEETKAEMGRVLKDIQTGKFTSDWMQEWHSGAARFKGTRRVNDAHQIEQVGEKLRGMMPWIKSGALVDKDRN; encoded by the coding sequence ATGCGCGTTTATTACGATGCCGATGCCGATCTGAATCTCATCAAGAACAAGAAGGTCGTCGTTGTCGGCTACGGTAGCCAGGGCCGTGCCCATGCCATGAACCTCAAGGATAGCGGCGTGAACGATATCCGAATCGCCCTGCGCGAGGGATCTTCGACCCGCGCCAAGGTCGAAGCGGACGGTCTTCAGTGCATGAGCGTTTCGGAAGCGGCGGCCTGGGGCGACCTGCTCATGATGGCAACGCCCGATGAATTGCAGGCCGACATCTGGAAGGACGAGATCGCCGCCAATATCCGCGATGGATCGGCTATCGCCTTCGCCCACGGCCTCAACGTTCATTTCGGCCTGATCGAACCCAGCAAAACGATCGACGTCATCATGATCGCGCCGAAGGGCCCGGGCCACACGGTCCGTAGCGAGTATGAGCGCGGCGGCGGCGTGCCCTGCCTCGTGGCGGTCGATCAGGATGCTTCGGGAAATGCCCTCGATGTTGCACTGTCCTATGCCGCAGGTGTCGGCGGCGGTCGTTCCGGCATTATCGAGACGACCTTCAAGGAAGAATGCGAGACCGATCTCTTCGGCGAACAGGCAGTGCTGTGCGGCGGCTTGGTCGAACTGATCCGTGCCGGCTTCGAAACGCTGGTGGAAGCGGGCTACGCCCCGGAGATGGCCTATTTCGAGTGCCTGCACGAGGTGAAGCTGATCGTCGACCTGATCTATGAGGGCGGCATTGCGAACATGAACTACTCGATCTCGAACACCGCCGAGTGGGGCGAGTATGTCACCGGTCCGCGCATCATCACCGAAGAGACGAAGGCCGAAATGGGCCGTGTGCTCAAGGACATCCAGACCGGAAAGTTCACGTCGGACTGGATGCAGGAGTGGCACTCCGGCGCCGCTCGCTTCAAGGGCACCCGCCGCGTCAATGACGCCCATCAGATCGAGCAGGTCGGCGAAAAGCTGCGCGGCATGATGCCCTGGATCAAGAGTGGCGCACTGGTGGACAAGGATCGCAACTGA
- a CDS encoding DMT family transporter, producing MTAFGLFLVLSAAFCHATWNFLVKRISAGAELIWLFSLISLILYTPVVLVFVFMERPVLHVADAGFIIGSAILHLAYFLFLQAGYRKGDLSVVYPVARSTGPFLSTAFAVLFLGEAVTPQLAIGGALIIAGVLCLSGGGGRGVARPVTSLLFGVGVGGLIGSYTVWDAYAVSVLMTPPLLLDFATSVLRVGALSPLAYRRRAEVRAIWQRHRMAVVMIAIFSPLAYILVLYALTFTPVVYVAPGREISVVLAVVAGGWLLGEAEMGRRLAWSGVILAGMVLLVTA from the coding sequence GTGACTGCTTTCGGACTATTTCTCGTACTCTCCGCTGCTTTTTGCCATGCCACCTGGAATTTTCTCGTCAAACGAATTTCGGCCGGGGCGGAGCTCATCTGGCTCTTCTCGCTGATCAGCCTCATCCTCTATACGCCGGTCGTCCTGGTCTTCGTCTTCATGGAGCGCCCGGTTCTGCATGTTGCGGATGCCGGCTTCATCATCGGTAGCGCGATTCTTCACCTGGCGTATTTCCTTTTCCTTCAAGCCGGTTATCGGAAGGGCGATCTCTCGGTAGTCTATCCTGTTGCGCGGTCGACAGGCCCGTTTCTTTCCACGGCGTTCGCCGTCCTGTTTCTTGGCGAGGCTGTGACCCCACAGCTTGCGATCGGCGGCGCCCTGATCATCGCCGGCGTTTTGTGTCTCAGTGGCGGGGGAGGAAGGGGCGTTGCGCGACCCGTGACATCGCTTCTTTTCGGAGTGGGAGTCGGTGGCCTGATCGGCAGCTACACCGTGTGGGATGCTTATGCCGTTTCGGTGCTGATGACGCCGCCTCTTCTCCTGGATTTTGCGACGAGCGTTCTGCGTGTGGGCGCTCTGTCGCCGCTTGCCTATCGCCGCAGAGCCGAGGTCCGGGCGATCTGGCAGCGGCATCGCATGGCTGTCGTGATGATCGCGATCTTCAGCCCGCTTGCCTACATCCTTGTTCTTTATGCGCTTACCTTCACTCCGGTTGTCTATGTGGCGCCGGGACGAGAGATAAGTGTCGTGCTTGCGGTCGTGGCGGGAGGCTGGCTCCTGGGAGAGGCCGAGATGGGGCGGCGGCTGGCCTGGTCTGGTGTCATACTGGCGGGCATGGTGCTTCTGGTCACTGCCTGA
- a CDS encoding STAS/SEC14 domain-containing protein encodes MAIRIETLAPGACSLAVQGRIEKTDVEMAMAAIETAKSESEKVNLLVDLTGFAGFDIAALIQDVRRGIGEWKDISRYDRVAVITDRAWMDWMTKVEGSALPNVSIRTFGTDEVENARRYVLGEEVAKKSPPPALHLLAADRPDVLAFAVRGRLTQTDIKAFNQLLEEKMAGFREVDVLVRLEGKLPSFDPAIFFSGNSWATNFSAWKRLRRYGLVGAPQMLGGATDFLGAMMPFDVKTFPADREDDAWQWIGARPTENYGSHDATAPSETPRP; translated from the coding sequence ATGGCTATCAGAATTGAAACACTTGCTCCGGGCGCATGTAGCCTCGCGGTTCAGGGCCGGATTGAGAAAACCGATGTCGAGATGGCCATGGCGGCGATCGAGACGGCAAAAAGCGAAAGCGAGAAGGTCAACCTGCTCGTCGACCTGACCGGCTTTGCAGGATTTGATATCGCCGCACTGATCCAGGATGTGCGTCGCGGCATCGGCGAATGGAAAGACATCTCCCGCTATGATCGCGTGGCCGTCATCACCGACCGGGCGTGGATGGACTGGATGACCAAGGTGGAAGGCAGCGCACTACCCAACGTCTCGATCCGGACATTCGGAACCGATGAGGTCGAAAATGCCAGGCGTTATGTCCTCGGCGAAGAGGTCGCGAAGAAATCGCCGCCCCCCGCCCTTCACCTTCTGGCTGCCGACCGGCCCGATGTGCTGGCATTTGCGGTCAGAGGTCGCCTCACCCAAACCGACATAAAAGCCTTCAATCAGTTGCTGGAAGAAAAAATGGCCGGTTTCCGCGAGGTGGACGTTCTCGTCCGGCTTGAAGGCAAGCTGCCGAGTTTCGATCCGGCGATCTTTTTCAGTGGCAATAGCTGGGCGACCAATTTCAGCGCCTGGAAACGACTGCGCCGCTATGGCCTCGTGGGAGCACCTCAGATGCTTGGCGGCGCGACGGATTTTCTCGGCGCGATGATGCCTTTCGATGTGAAGACCTTCCCTGCGGATCGCGAAGACGATGCCTGGCAGTGGATCGGCGCTCGGCCCACGGAAAACTATGGATCACACGACGCAACGGCTCCTTCGGAGACGCCTCGGCCTTGA
- a CDS encoding endonuclease/exonuclease/phosphatase family protein: MGLRLATFNIENLMNRFDFHGFRNASRQDRALALYQIEDRRQYERLEAARTVATTDDTRQLSALAMTAVRADIICLQEVDNIDALEAFERNYLHRMVGRGYRQRHVTRGNDGRGIDLGILARNETRDGKPIEIRDIQSHAVRTFADLDLHSKELQAMGVDGAQRLFRRDCMVVDVAVGGRPFTVVVLHLKSMGPSRDRDISGRDWTMPVRRAELAAARRILEEKFDGRARDMRWAICGDLNDYRERIVIHGEFEEDYRFEPISESRSSLDVLLDDGFAIDPAQRLDPMQRWTLFHSRGPERRHLCQLDYILLSPKLAEANPAAVPEIERRGQPWRTIFPPGQVVERFPRTGWDRPKASDHCPIVLELDI; the protein is encoded by the coding sequence ATGGGATTGCGGCTCGCCACCTTCAATATCGAGAACCTGATGAACAGGTTCGATTTTCATGGCTTTCGCAATGCGTCGCGTCAGGATCGCGCATTGGCGCTCTACCAGATCGAAGACCGGCGGCAATATGAGCGTCTGGAAGCTGCCAGAACCGTAGCGACGACCGACGATACCCGCCAGCTCTCGGCGCTCGCCATGACCGCCGTGCGGGCCGATATCATTTGCCTTCAAGAAGTCGACAATATCGATGCTCTGGAGGCGTTCGAGCGCAATTATCTCCATCGGATGGTCGGGCGAGGCTATCGGCAGCGCCATGTCACGCGCGGCAATGACGGGCGGGGCATCGACCTTGGCATCCTGGCCCGGAACGAAACCCGTGACGGCAAGCCGATCGAGATACGGGATATTCAGAGCCATGCAGTCCGCACCTTTGCCGATCTCGACCTGCATTCGAAAGAGCTTCAGGCGATGGGGGTGGATGGCGCCCAGCGGCTCTTCCGGCGAGACTGCATGGTGGTCGACGTGGCTGTCGGCGGCCGACCTTTCACGGTCGTCGTTCTCCATTTGAAAAGCATGGGACCCTCACGCGATCGGGATATCTCAGGCCGTGACTGGACAATGCCTGTCCGTCGGGCGGAGCTGGCAGCCGCCCGGCGTATTCTCGAAGAAAAATTCGATGGTCGCGCGCGGGATATGCGCTGGGCGATTTGCGGGGATCTCAACGATTACCGCGAACGGATCGTCATTCATGGCGAGTTCGAGGAGGATTACCGGTTCGAGCCGATTTCGGAATCCCGTTCGAGCCTCGATGTGCTGCTCGATGACGGATTTGCCATTGATCCCGCGCAACGGCTCGACCCGATGCAGCGGTGGACACTTTTTCACAGCCGCGGGCCGGAGAGACGTCACCTCTGCCAGCTCGACTACATTCTTCTTTCGCCGAAACTCGCAGAGGCCAATCCCGCTGCCGTGCCCGAGATCGAAAGGCGCGGTCAGCCATGGCGGACCATCTTTCCGCCTGGCCAGGTTGTGGAGCGCTTTCCTCGCACCGGATGGGATCGCCCGAAAGCCTCCGATCACTGTCCGATCGTTCTGGAGCTGGACATATGA
- a CDS encoding PLP-dependent aminotransferase family protein has product MLQPRLASRAKRMRASEIRELLKLLARPDIISFAGGIPDEKLFPAEAAKEGYAKALDEQTRGISLQYSLSDGYVPLREWIVDYMATIGVQCDVENIMITSGSQQALDFIAKLYLSPNDTALVTWPTYLGALQAFNAYEPRFDRLDPMGNRSTAEIVREAEEAGGAVKFAYLSADFSNPTGQTYSREMREKLIEMADEFDMPIIEDGAYQALRFDGKSIPPILAIEQEQRGGDIEACRTIYCGSFSKTLAPGLRIGWVCGARQILDRLVIIKQAGDLHTSTINQIVIDHIARTVFDEQVDKIGSVYSARRDKLLAELKKHMPEGVSWTEPEGGMFVWVTLPKHLDGADLLAKSLETEKVAFVPGQAFFADGSGANTIRLSFSCADDEMIEEGMARLGRLIAGAM; this is encoded by the coding sequence ATGTTGCAGCCTCGCCTTGCCAGTCGCGCGAAACGCATGCGCGCGTCCGAGATCCGTGAACTTCTGAAGCTTCTGGCGCGACCCGACATCATCTCCTTTGCGGGCGGTATACCCGATGAAAAGCTGTTTCCGGCCGAAGCCGCAAAGGAAGGCTACGCCAAGGCGCTCGACGAACAGACGCGCGGAATTTCGCTGCAATATTCTCTGTCGGATGGCTACGTGCCGCTGCGGGAATGGATCGTCGACTACATGGCGACCATCGGCGTTCAATGTGACGTCGAAAACATCATGATCACCTCAGGCAGCCAGCAGGCACTGGATTTCATCGCCAAGCTGTATCTCTCGCCGAACGATACCGCGCTCGTCACCTGGCCAACCTATCTTGGGGCCTTGCAGGCCTTCAATGCCTATGAACCGCGTTTCGATCGGCTCGATCCCATGGGCAACCGCAGCACGGCCGAAATCGTCAGGGAAGCGGAGGAAGCCGGCGGAGCGGTGAAATTTGCTTATCTGTCCGCGGATTTCAGCAATCCGACCGGTCAGACCTACAGCCGCGAAATGCGCGAGAAGCTCATTGAGATGGCGGATGAGTTCGACATGCCCATCATCGAAGACGGAGCCTATCAGGCGCTTCGCTTCGACGGGAAATCGATACCGCCCATCCTCGCGATCGAGCAGGAGCAGCGCGGTGGAGATATCGAAGCGTGCCGGACGATCTATTGCGGCAGCTTCTCCAAGACGCTGGCGCCCGGCCTTCGCATTGGATGGGTCTGCGGCGCGCGCCAGATCCTCGACCGGCTCGTCATCATCAAGCAGGCGGGCGATCTGCACACATCGACGATCAATCAGATCGTCATCGATCATATCGCGCGGACGGTTTTCGATGAGCAGGTCGATAAGATCGGCTCGGTCTATTCCGCCCGTCGCGACAAGCTTCTGGCTGAGCTGAAGAAACATATGCCGGAGGGCGTGAGCTGGACGGAACCCGAGGGCGGAATGTTTGTCTGGGTCACCTTGCCGAAACATCTGGACGGCGCTGATCTTCTTGCGAAGTCGCTGGAGACCGAAAAGGTCGCATTCGTCCCGGGTCAGGCATTTTTTGCCGATGGCTCGGGAGCCAATACGATCCGGCTGTCCTTTTCGTGCGCCGATGACGAGATGATCGAAGAAGGCATGGCGAGACTGGGAAGGCTGATTGCTGGCGCGATGTGA
- a CDS encoding ATP-dependent DNA helicase: MDFSPQQDAALKAVAEWLKAGRGPVFRLFGYAGTGKTTLARHFAEGIDGDVQFAAFTGKAAQVLRQRGAKNARTIHSLIYRPRGEETVEDEETGKTTISPSFSLNRQSPVAKAKLIVIDECSMVDEQLGRDLMSFGTPILVLGDPGQLPPISGGGFFTDAEPDFLLTEIHRQAADNPIIRLAMDVREGKALMHGDYGAAQVISKNDVDQEMVLAADQVLVGTNRTRRRYNARLRQLKDFDSVTPQSGDKLVCLRNDPAKGLLNGSLWTVVSSSRETVKPGINLLVSPEEEDAERGLAKIKLLKAAFEDPETEVAWQVKRRYDDFDYGYALTVHKAQGSQWNNVVLFDESFAFRDNRERWLYTAVTRAAERLTIVK; the protein is encoded by the coding sequence ATGGATTTTTCGCCGCAACAGGATGCCGCTCTGAAAGCCGTCGCCGAATGGCTGAAAGCCGGCAGAGGCCCGGTCTTTCGACTGTTCGGATATGCCGGGACCGGAAAGACGACGCTGGCGCGCCATTTCGCCGAAGGAATTGACGGCGATGTGCAGTTCGCCGCCTTCACGGGAAAGGCGGCGCAGGTCCTGCGGCAACGTGGTGCAAAAAATGCCCGCACCATCCACTCGCTGATCTATCGGCCACGCGGGGAAGAGACCGTCGAGGACGAGGAGACCGGCAAGACGACAATTTCGCCCTCCTTCTCTCTCAATCGTCAAAGCCCGGTCGCCAAAGCCAAGCTGATCGTCATCGATGAATGCTCGATGGTGGACGAACAGCTCGGTCGCGATCTCATGAGCTTCGGCACCCCCATTCTGGTGCTCGGCGATCCAGGGCAGTTGCCGCCGATTTCGGGTGGTGGCTTCTTCACCGACGCCGAGCCGGACTTCCTGCTGACGGAAATTCACCGGCAGGCGGCGGACAATCCGATCATCCGCCTTGCGATGGACGTGCGTGAAGGCAAGGCGCTGATGCATGGCGATTATGGCGCCGCACAGGTGATCTCCAAGAACGATGTCGATCAGGAGATGGTGCTGGCCGCCGATCAGGTTTTGGTCGGCACCAACCGCACACGGCGGCGCTACAATGCGCGGCTTCGCCAATTGAAGGATTTCGACAGCGTCACTCCGCAATCGGGCGACAAGCTTGTCTGTCTTCGGAATGATCCAGCCAAGGGCCTCCTCAACGGGTCGCTATGGACCGTCGTTTCTTCAAGTCGTGAAACGGTGAAGCCGGGTATCAATCTGCTGGTCAGTCCCGAGGAAGAGGATGCCGAGCGCGGTCTCGCCAAGATCAAGCTGCTGAAGGCGGCGTTCGAAGATCCCGAAACCGAAGTGGCATGGCAGGTGAAGCGCCGCTACGACGATTTCGACTATGGCTACGCGCTGACTGTCCACAAAGCGCAGGGCAGCCAGTGGAACAATGTCGTCCTCTTCGATGAGAGCTTCGCATTTCGCGATAATCGCGAGCGCTGGCTTTATACGGCCGTCACCCGCGCCGCCGAACGTCTCACCATCGTGAAGTAA